The region GTCGGAGGTTCAGAGCCAGCCGGGGCCTTTCAGTGGGCGCTTCAAAAAGCTGCGTTCGAGCCGACTGGGAGTGAACGTGTGAACGAACGGGTCCAGGTGGATGGAGGCACCATCTCCCCACGACGCTGAACAggaaaagaagatggatggtCTGAGGAAACATCTGGAATCATCTCCTGCAGAAACGCTCTGAGGTCAGCCGCTCAGTTTGATGTCGTCCGTTAGATGTTCATCtcccactggacagatttacaTGCAActctcaagatggccgccacagcaaacacagacatggcTACAACtaagtcggttttacagatgaGCTAATATCTCAGTGCACGAGATTACTTCTCAACGTAAGACGATTTCAGGAcggaaggcggcgggcgatatgcattccttcaagaaatgtcaGACATCTATTAGCAGGTGCTGAGGCACCCTTTGCACCCCTCCTTCCATGACCCTAAAGTCGAACTAACAGCCACATCTGTACGATCTGCCAAGGATAATGGAAATTCAACATCTGGAACATAGAAGGAGATTTGGAAACGTCAGAAAGGTTTGGAGGAATTTTATTGCTGATGGCAGGTAAATTCTCTTGCTGctacctcatgggtcaggggtgatgtctattgatttcaaggtcacagacTCCATCTTTAAAACCTTCTCtatacctccgccaaggaggtcaAGGTTTTGGTcgtgtttgtctgcctgtcagcaaagatcaggtaaaaactaatgaacagatttgggtgaaatgttcaggaaatgttggagttgaaacaaaaaacaacctcagtGGAGGTTTCCGTGCTCTGAGTTACTTAGTTTATGTAATTTATCCtaaattctttgtgttttatgtgtttttttgttgcttttgtattttaaactgtGTGCACTTTGACTGCAGGCCGGTAGGTGGCGGTAAAAGGACCTATATGCTTCAGAAACCGCCTGAGAGGcaacagaagaagaatcagCAGCAGAATTATCAGTAGAAGGTGGTGAAGGAGGTCAGTTCTGTTAGTAGAAGATGGCAGACGAAACTGGTGAGTTCTGCACGGTTCGGTCCCGCTGTTCTGTGTGCATTCCTCTGTTTCAGGGAGAACTCATTGTAAGTTGTGAAAAGTAAATcggttaaagttaaaaattaaataaaatgcgTTTACGCGAAGCTGCAGGGGACGGACGACGCGGAGGGTAAATTCTGGGAGCTGTATTAGCAGAAAACACTAATATCCGgataaaagttgtgttttagtAGCTTAATGAAGCTAAAGCTAACCGAGCGGTGTCTAAAATGACAGTTTTCACGCGTGAAACTCTTTGATTTTACAGCGTTTTGATTTAATAACGAGACGATCCGCTGTTTTATATAAAGCATGAAGGTGAAGCGAACAGCTCTGCGCcgcagttttaataaaacatcagctgcgttttttgattttaatctctttttcttttaaagacgGGAGATCGAGCTGCTAGCTTGGAGCGTTAGCAGCCGCGTGCGGGTAACCACGTGTCGCAGGCCGAGGCCACGTGCGCGGCTAAACGGGGGCGATGCTAGCTTAGAGGCTAACTGTGCCTAAAGATAGTTAAAATTGAGACGATTTTATCCgtttttgtattaaaatgatgttaaaacCTGTCCGCCACGTTGTTGTTTCTCAGAGCCAGTGTTTGAGCACGTGCGCAGACCGCGTGGCGGGGCTCGATCTTTAAAATTAGCTTCATTTTTGCTCCCTTAAAGTCAGATTTTACCATGTTTAGTTGAACAAAATTGCACCTAAGCGTGATGTAATCAGCAAATAAGTTACAATGTGGAAAGATTTGTCACTAATTCACAACAGAAGTTTCAGagcattaaacaaaaacattcagacactTTATAAAAGTTCTctacaggaagcagcagatcaAGTCAAatctccacttcctgtcagaggCGACAGTGGGAAGAAACGACctcattttaacaggaagaaacttccagcagaaccagaaccgggctcaGGACGGGCAGCCGTCTGCCTCAAACTGAACAGTTTCTGATTTAAGAGAAGTTAAAGTGCATTTAATGGTTGTTTCTAaggtttctttgtttattcCAACCTGCTAACTGAAGTTATTTATTAggaaaataactaatttaagGATTTGAAGATCGTTAATCACCTCTGTCATCTCGATTTATTCCACACGGCTGGTTTTAGATGTTAAATGTTTCCCATCCTCCTCAGAGACCAGCAGTAAATATTTACCACTTTAATACCAGAGGTTTTATTTgggaataaataataaaaactgaggttttcaacaataaaatttcctaattgttttttttttttataaataatctttaaaCCCGATTCTACACTGAAAGTTAAATTCACTCAGATTAATTAAAGTTTatattctgaatgtttttttgtataaactctaatatttgtcttttcagcgtcagtgaagaagaagaaaaagtcgAAGAGAGTCAGCAACGAAGAAGTTGGGGTCCGTGAGACGTTTCAGATTTATTCGCTGACTCGTTCGTTCTCTGTGGagtttataaagtttttattttggtttaccAGGAGATCCAGCAGAGTGGAGACTTCTTCATCCGTTCGGAGTCCATCGCGGCGTCGTTGGACACATCCCAATGGCCTCTCTTGTTAAAGGTTGGTCGCCCGTCGGGGTCACGGTGGCGTTAACCCTTTAGGTCGTGATGTGATGAACCGGTTTATCCATTCTCTGAGTGCCGCCGTCGGGTTCCGGTCTCGGCTCCTGCCTCCGTTCTGGAGCGGGGGCGTCTCGGCGGCGTTGCTGGAGTCGTCTGGCGTTCTGTCAGATAACAGCCGGCAGCGTCTCGGGGGAAGGACCGGGACTCGACTGCTGCCAAGACGACTTGTCGTTCTGATCACGATGGAAGCATTTCTGCTTGGAGGACTCTGACGGAAACATGGTTGGTTTGAAGAATAATTTCTCTTCCTGCAGAATTTCCATAAGCTGAACATCCGGACGGCTCATTACACTCCTCTCCCGAACGGCAGCAACCCTCTGAAGAGGAACATCACCGACTACATCAGGTATTTGATTTTTAAGGAGTTTTAAAGTTTGCACGCCGCCGCCGTCGTGGCTGCAGACGCTGATGTTGACGCTCTCACCAGGTCAGGTTTCATTAACCTGGACAAACCAGCCAATCCGTCGTCTCACGAGGTGGTGGCATGGATCCGGAGGATACTGCGGGTGGAGAAGACGGGTCACAGCGGGACGCTCGACCCGAAGGTCACCGGCTGCCTCATCGTCTGCATCGACCGAGCCACGCGATTGGTCAAGTCCCAGCAGAGTGCCGGTAGGTGCAGACGATTAAGAAATAACTTCTGTATTCATCTAAATGGTTCTCTGGGCTTTTTATCTGTTATCTTCCAGGCTTTAGGTGTTAATCGGATTTAAATGGATTggttttttaaatcagttcatCAAATCTAAAACTTTTCAGATGTCTTATTTGTATAATAAGGCATCATTTAACAGATGTGTAGTATTTTCTGTAGTACAACTAAAGTACTGAGCCTCACCTTGATGCTCCTCCTCCCCTGCAGGTAAGGAGTACGTGGGGATTGTTCGGCTGCACAACGCCATAGAGAGCGAGCACACGCTGTCCCGGGTGAGTCGAGAATAAAACCGCCTGCTGGAAACAAGAAGTGGAGAAATCTGTTCTCTCTGGCGTGGTTATGAGACCAAACAGACGCCATTTTTGTTCTCCTGGGAGCGCCGGGAGCTTGTTCTCAATCCAAGATCTCGGCAGAACGTTTTCTCCCGGGGTTTGGATCAGCGAGTGTTTGCAAAATGACAACCTGGAGATCAGCGATGAGGTTTTTCTTGGAGTAGAAAACAGTTTCCTGACTTCTCGCGACATCTAAATCCAGCTTAAGTGATCCATGTAGCTCAAAGATGGTTTGTTTGAGAACATTTTTTCAGACTGTTGATAAAAAATACTCCGTTTCTCAGCAGCGGTCcagaataaaacactttatttatttatgtaaaacgTTTTCTTTGGCGTTCCATTTAAATCCTCCTGGGTTTTATTCGAGCGTTCTCTGAAAAATGGCCGCTCGTTTCTCGTGCTCATTCAGATTGTGTCCACAGGCCTTGGAGACGCTAACTGGCGCTCTGTTTCAACGGCCGCCGCTGATCGCCGCCGTGAAACGCCAGCTGAGGGTTCGGACGATCTACGAGAGCAAACTGATCGAGTACGACCCCGAGAGGAGGCTGGGTGAGAGAACCGTCTGATTTCTGCTTCCAGGAGGAACCTGTCCCCCTCCCGTTGATTTACCTGAATCTGTGTTTCAGGCATCTTCTGGGTCAGCTGTGAAGCAGGAACCTACATCCGGACTCTGTGTGTGCACATGGGGCTGCTCCTCGGGGTCGGAGGTCAGATGCAGGAGCTGCGGAGAGTCCGGTCCGGGGTTCTGGGCGAGCAGGTGGGTTTCTGTTCTGGCTCCGGGGTCCAAAGTGTTGAGTCCGGCTCTGCTGCTCGGTGCAGAGTCGGTAATTAAACTTTGGGAGAGGAAACATGAACGCAGCGGAGACGTGCCAGGTGCGGCGTGCGCTGCCCTCTGCCACTCGTGCTGCTAACAGAGCGTCTGTGTTTCAGGACAACATGGTGACCATGCACGATGTTCTAGATGCTCAGTGGCAGTTCGACCACAACAAGGATGAGACGTACCTGCGGAGAGTCATCTTCCCCCTGGAGAAGCTGCTGGTGTCGTATCGGCGGCTGGTGGTGAAGGACAGCGCTGTGAGTCCCGGGAATCAGTCGACTCTGAGGCGGTTTTTATTTCACCTAACGGAACGATGTAACCGTCTGCAGGTGAACGCCATCTGCTACGGGGCGAAGATCTTACTTCCTGGCATCCTGAGGTACGAGGACGGCATCGAGATCAACCAGGACATCGTTGTGATAACGTCGAAGGGCGAGGCCATCTGCACAGGTGAGGCGGCGTTCCTGTCCACTCGCAGGCGAGCCGGAGCCAAATGATGAGCAGAATAGATGCAGCAGCTTTCGGGCGGTGATGACCTCCCATCTATCACCCTTCTCTGATGGCTCCACTGACTCGTCCCGTCCGGTCCGGTCTAAGAGGCGGCAGATTCTCTAACTGATTTCTCGGCTCTTGCAGCGGTGGCTCTGATGACCACGGCGGTCATCTCCACCTGCGATCACGGCGTCGTGGCCAAGATCAAGAGGGTGATCATGGAGCGAGACACGTACCCACGGAAGTGGGGCCTCGGGCCGAAGGTACGCCTGGAGCCGTTTGTCCGACAAAAGGTTCTGATCAAAGTGTTTACTTAAAcatcataatttattttttgcttcagGCGTCGATGAAGAAGACGATGATTCAGAAGGGGCTCTTGGACAAACGCGGGAAGCCGAACGGCAGCACGCCGCAGGAGTGGAAGGACCAATACGTCGACTACAGGTGCGTTTAATAATTTGTTAAAGGGTTTTATCTGCAGACGGTTATCTCTGTGGGAGCTGAGGGGCTGTTTGAGGGAGTCGGTCtgacacagaaacactcagGTTGGAGCTTTTTACCCTCTGACATCTGCTGAAGGATttaagagctgctgctgctgcacttaAACGAGCGCCGCAGCCGTCGGGCGTTTCGCTCAGAGAGCTCCGGCCATTAAGTGATCAGACGAACACCTGCTTCGTCAGGTGATCCCGACGTTtcatcctgcagctgctgaaatgTTCCGGTTTCCTCTCCGAGCTTTAACCTCTctaactgcacagctggacacgtcgtgggtgatccctattgatttcaccACCCTTATCACGTGCATTCAGGGCTGTTTGAGGGAATTAATGTTctggaaataaaatctgttaaagcttcattaaaggttttgtttgcttcagTGTTTCAGTGAAAGAGGAGCCGGCCGACGACTCGGTGAAggtaaaactgaattaaatctaaaaaaaatgtttttattagaatcaGCAGCAGcgccgtgacctttgacctttctcCTGCAGAGGAAACGGGAGGAGAGCGACAGTGAGGCGACGGCGCCCGACACGCCGTCCGCAGTGGAGgtgaagaaagagaagaagaaaaagaaaaaggagaagaagatgaaactggaggaggcggagccagAGGAAACGGAGGAGGCCAGCACGCCGGTGCGTTTGGGTGTTTAGTTCATAAATCTTTACGTTTTCAGGTTAAAGGtcttaaatgtgtaaatatgttttCTGCAGGTGCCAACAAAgtccaaaaagaagaagaagaaactaaagGAAGGCGACGCGTCGGATTaatcttattttatgttttttacctCGCCGTCTCCATCCACTGAGCTCGACGACGATGTCAGCGCGCCGCGGTGATGGCGGAAAAGATCATGAATGTTTTTCGGCTCCAGCTGGAAGCGATGAAAACGATGAGAGGAAGAGGATCCTGTTTCTGATCGCTGCATGGAGGCAGAACAGAGTTTTGTGTATTAAAGCTGAGATTCCCCCCCAgcctgtaaatatttttacttttttactttgaaataaatgtCTATGATTATCATCCTGAGgaaattacacatttttcttCCAGTTCAACATCAGCAGTATTTCATAAAGGTTATTCACTTATTATTTGtatgcaaatatattttaatttcatgtcCGGTTGGTATGAAAATGATTCACGTCTGCATCATAAAAGAACTAAATACTAcaaaacatgaggaaaacaaataaactaatcTTTATTTTAGGGGTCATTGTAATGTTTATTACTCTAAGCACATAAGGTTTGATCTCTATCAAAAAATAGGTTATTTTCTTAGAAAGTTAGTTTATAAATCCTAAATTTATCTTAAACATAGTTTGGAGCCAAACGTCTGCTGCGTTCAAGTGACCTCGGAAACTGGAGCTTTGATCTGAGAATTATGTCAAAACCGTCACAGTAACAAATCGGGAAAATTACGGTTTTGTTAATTGTTGTCCTTAAAGAGCAGATTTAAATTTATCAGAAATACAAGCTAATAACCGTGGATTTCTCTGCGCGTTTCACAAAACTACGGAAGTGGAAAAAATTTCTAACtagttgtcatttttttgtgtttgaggcAGCCATATTGTACGTTTAGATCGGGGCTCGTGAGGAAGTTCTAATTTTTCCAGGTTCCGATTCGGAACCAAAGTTAATATTTACAGTAGAAAGAAAGCTGTGCTGGGATTTTAGAAATTCCGACCTCTGCGTTCAACCTGAACGCACCGTCCGTTCGTCGACGATCACGTGACTcatggaaacaggaagtaagtTTCTACTCTCCGACTGTCCCGTTCGGCACATGGTTCCGATGGGTTTTTGGGTCGAATAGCTGAAGGAGGACCGGGGACGCATTCACGGAACCGGTTCTCCGTCAGATGGAAGGTAAATGACTGACGGACcgaactttattttttttgttgattttaacgGAGCAGAAAAACGATTAAACTTTAGTTTCTACGGAGCCCCGTAAGGGTCATGTCGGGATATAAACATGGCGTCCCTTCGCAGTAACTACGTTTAGGAGAGGTGTGTAAACTGAGGTAGTTATCCCTGAAAGAGGATGATGTGAAGCATCTTCTGTTTGTCAGATTTAATCAGAAATCTgagaaaatctgatttaatgaaGGAATCTCCGTACTTAAAGGTTAATGTGTTTATTAGTCTGGTTTATAGGTTTAAATCTAGAAAATTTAGGACATTGGAGAAGTAAAATTGTCCCATTAAAGtaacatttatttgctttagctGCTGGGTTTGTTAaagagaattaaaataaaaagttaaatctgttttaatagATGTTCCATCTGTAGGCCTTTGTTCTGTGAGGTTCAAGTCACGGCTCGGACCCGGGTTAGGGTcatcttctctgtgtttttgggTCGTCTTCCTGTTGGAAGGTGAACTTTGAACCCAGCCCGAGGTCCTGAGTTCTGTGGATCTGCTGAGAAACACCCCCACGTcacgatgctgccaccaccatgcttcactgtggggataaTACTGGGCAGGTGGCACCTGGTTTGAATCGAACGGTTCCGTCTCGGTTTCatcggatcagaacttcttgttCCTCAGAGGCTTCGCTGCCATGAGGTCCAGACTGAGGGAGGTCTGCAGGTCTGGTTCTGGACCTCTGAGGCTCTCAGTGGTTCTGCTCTGCGACCCGGTCCTGGAAGAGGCCCGGTTGGTTCTTCGGTTTCACTTTTACAGAGAAGTTTGATTTTCATCAGAACAAGAAACCAGGACAACGTCTGGACCAGATTTGACATTTTTCGCTCTTCGTGCATCAAACTGACCCGTAACTCGTGTCCCCAGGAGGTCCCGCCGACGCCGCGGCGAACAGGAAGTCCTCTGCGCTTACAGGAAGCGCGAGAAAGCTCAAAGACAACGCCGCCGACTGGCACAACCTGATGCTGAGGTGGGACAAACTGAACGAGGAAGGCTTCAACGTCGCAGCGAACATCGTCAACACCAGACggtgactttattttttaattctctctttataaacaaaaccaacagtTCTTTTTATTCTGAGCGGTTTGATTTTCCCCTCAGTTCTCAGAGAGATCTCTGGACTCCGGATGAATCTCCTCCTTCTGACGAGCTGCAAGCAGAATGCTCCAAACTGCAGGATGTCGTCCACAAAATGGTGACGCCCCCTTTAGATTTATGTAAATTTATGGATGCTTCTGTTGGAGcaaatgaaactaaattgtTGTTGGATCTGAGTAACATTTAAAGTTATGATCGGTTCAGTTTTGAGTCAGAACATCAACCAGTGTGATGAAGAcgtgtctgtttgtcttcattCAGACACTCCGGGGTCTCCCTGGACGACCGAGAAGCTTCGACATCTTCAGTATCATAAATGTGCCTGAGCTTATTTTTCCTCCCCGTTCAGGTTGCCGTGGTGACGAAGATGGAGCacctgatggagctgcagcgaGGCGTTCAGGAACTAGAGGAGTTCCAGTTTGGTCCTGAAGGGAGGACGGTTCCTCTGTTCCACAGCTGGACCACCAAGGACTTCGGtcagaaaaacttgtttttgttttattttaacgcCTGTAATCGAGGCTTTGAGCCCGGCTCCATGAAGGCCCGAGTTCTGCTCCGTTCTTTAATGGGCCGTCAGATCAGATGGTTCTGGAGGACAGGATCCGTCACAGGAAGGACCTGGTCCCATCAGGCAGCTAAACCATCGATGAGTCCACAGATCAGGAACCGTCTTAAGGGTTTTACTGAAACTATTACCGGCTGCACCTCTGCAGCTGAGtcctgttcaagatggccgccacagctaatcagatGTGGAAAACAAGAACATGGAGAGTGGGCAAATTTGTGACCATGCAGGGCCGAGTCCGAGTCCAGCCCCTGTAGGTCCGAGTCCAGCCCCTGTAGGTCCGAGTCCAGCCCACGTAGTCCGAGTCCAGCGCACGTAGGTCCTAGTCCAGCCCACGTAGTCCGAGTCCAGCGCACGTAGGTCCTAGTCCAGCCCACGTAGGTCCGAGTCCGAGTCCTAGTCCAGCCCACGTAGGTCCGAGTCCGAGTCCTAGTCCTAGTCCAGCCCACGTAGGTCCGAGTCCGAGTCCTAGTCCTAGTCCAGCCCACGTAGGTCCGAGTCCGAGTCCTAGTCCAGCCCACGTAGGTCCGAGTCCGAGTCCTAGTCCAGCCCACGTAGGTCCGAGTCCGGTCCGTGGTAACGGGGATCAAGTTGACCTGAGCTGCGAGTCTCTGAAAGGTTCGGGGGCGAGGGTCGTGGAGGCTTCGCTCTCGTGTCGCCGCTCGTGTGACCCGGTGACAAACCCACGACCCGTCTGGGGTCAGAGGGGCGACCCTGACCCGGCTGACTGCCGCCATTTTTACTCATGGTCCCGTGTTTTCGGTTGTGTGGCGTTTCAGAAGAGAACTGCGGCGTCCTGATGGTGGACTTCAGGCAGGAGCTGAGGCTGAAGCTGGTGATCCTGGAGGAACTCGCCCACGCCGTGAACTCTGACCTCAGCATGGTCTACCTGTCCTGCTGGCTCCACCAGCCGTTCATCCGAACCCAGACCAGACTGAGGCTGGAGGCCCTGCTGCTGGAGACCGGACACCGGCCCGTGTgaggaggaccaggactgggactgggac is a window of Kryptolebias marmoratus isolate JLee-2015 linkage group LG10, ASM164957v2, whole genome shotgun sequence DNA encoding:
- the dkc1 gene encoding H/ACA ribonucleoprotein complex subunit DKC1, yielding MADETASVKKKKKSKRVSNEEVGEIQQSGDFFIRSESIAASLDTSQWPLLLKNFHKLNIRTAHYTPLPNGSNPLKRNITDYIRSGFINLDKPANPSSHEVVAWIRRILRVEKTGHSGTLDPKVTGCLIVCIDRATRLVKSQQSAGKEYVGIVRLHNAIESEHTLSRALETLTGALFQRPPLIAAVKRQLRVRTIYESKLIEYDPERRLGIFWVSCEAGTYIRTLCVHMGLLLGVGGQMQELRRVRSGVLGEQDNMVTMHDVLDAQWQFDHNKDETYLRRVIFPLEKLLVSYRRLVVKDSAVNAICYGAKILLPGILRYEDGIEINQDIVVITSKGEAICTAVALMTTAVISTCDHGVVAKIKRVIMERDTYPRKWGLGPKASMKKTMIQKGLLDKRGKPNGSTPQEWKDQYVDYSVSVKEEPADDSVKRKREESDSEATAPDTPSAVEVKKEKKKKKKEKKMKLEEAEPEETEEASTPVPTKSKKKKKKLKEGDASD
- the LOC108248715 gene encoding cyclin-dependent kinase 2-interacting protein; this translates as MEGGPADAAANRKSSALTGSARKLKDNAADWHNLMLRWDKLNEEGFNVAANIVNTRRSQRDLWTPDESPPSDELQAECSKLQDVVHKMVAVVTKMEHLMELQRGVQELEEFQFGPEGRTVPLFHSWTTKDFEENCGVLMVDFRQELRLKLVILEELAHAVNSDLSMVYLSCWLHQPFIRTQTRLRLEALLLETGHRPV